One window from the genome of Actinoplanes teichomyceticus ATCC 31121 encodes:
- a CDS encoding MHYT domain-containing protein codes for MAAHVHHFTYGAFNPMAATLLAYLGSFLGLLCTGRAREAHSRSRRNRWLVIAAFAIGGGGIWLMHFSAMLGFEVPDSPVRYDLPTTLLSLTFSVVTVGIGLVVVGHGGRSPGKTVAAGVLTGGGVLAMHYTGMEGMRLAAVVRYDPLLVAASALIALVACTAALWFAVSVRGLRRVAAAAAVMAVAVCGMHYTGMAAMSVELDPSVPPTGAGVRPLSMILPITVLTAVVIVGVALSALQAMTEEEFTDGAGTPRRGVHAEPPQPWTLRQTPLGAIRLSPAARAVAAGGAAGSARPSPGPRSSPRPPASGPPAPAVPVSTRAPSAPEAPPTAFTEPGGPAVDPVGPATSGT; via the coding sequence GTGGCTGCTCATGTTCACCACTTCACCTACGGCGCTTTCAATCCGATGGCGGCGACCCTGCTGGCGTACCTCGGATCCTTTCTCGGTCTGCTCTGCACCGGGCGCGCCCGGGAGGCGCACAGCCGCAGCCGGCGCAACCGGTGGCTGGTGATCGCGGCGTTCGCGATCGGCGGTGGCGGCATCTGGCTCATGCACTTCTCCGCGATGCTCGGCTTCGAGGTGCCGGACAGCCCGGTCCGTTACGACCTGCCGACCACCCTGCTGAGCCTGACCTTCTCGGTGGTCACCGTCGGCATCGGATTGGTGGTGGTCGGGCACGGCGGGCGCAGCCCGGGCAAGACGGTGGCGGCCGGGGTGCTGACCGGTGGCGGGGTGCTGGCCATGCACTACACCGGGATGGAGGGGATGCGGCTGGCCGCGGTGGTCCGCTACGACCCGCTGCTGGTCGCCGCGTCGGCCCTGATCGCGCTGGTGGCGTGCACGGCCGCGCTCTGGTTCGCGGTCTCGGTGCGGGGCCTGCGGCGGGTGGCCGCCGCCGCCGCGGTGATGGCGGTCGCGGTCTGCGGCATGCACTACACCGGGATGGCCGCGATGTCGGTGGAGCTGGACCCGTCGGTGCCGCCCACCGGCGCCGGGGTCCGGCCGCTCAGCATGATCCTGCCGATCACCGTGCTGACCGCGGTGGTCATCGTCGGGGTGGCGCTGAGCGCGCTGCAGGCGATGACCGAGGAGGAGTTCACCGACGGGGCCGGCACGCCCCGGCGCGGCGTGCACGCCGAGCCGCCGCAGCCGTGGACCTTACGGCAGACCCCGCTCGGCGCGATCCGCCTCTCCCCCGCCGCCCGTGCGGTGGCGGCCGGCGGGGCCGCAGGTTCGGCCCGCCCGTCGCCGGGCCCGCGGTCCTCGCCGCGCCCGCCGGCGTCCGGCCCGCCCGCGCCCGCCGTGCCGGTGAGCACGCGGGCGCCATCGGCGCCCGAGGCCCCGCCGACGGCGTTCACCGAACCGGGTGGTCCGGCGGTGGACCCGGTGGGTCCGGCCACATCCGGCACATGA
- a CDS encoding GPGG-motif small membrane protein yields the protein MDLLLWILAVILVVAGILALFRRQILWGVVLIIVGLLVGPGGVSIFT from the coding sequence ATGGACCTACTGCTCTGGATTCTCGCCGTAATCCTCGTGGTCGCCGGCATCCTCGCGCTGTTCCGGCGGCAGATCCTCTGGGGCGTCGTGCTGATCATCGTCGGCCTGCTGGTCGGTCCCGGCGGCGTCAGCATCTTCACCTGA
- a CDS encoding metallophosphoesterase family protein, with protein sequence MIRIAAVGDVHVDKDVVGRYRPALEELPDRADVLLIAGDLTRHGTVSEAECFATEFGGLAVPVVTVLGNHDHQSDQQDEVTKVLTDAGITVLEGEATVLELNGHRLGVAGTKGFGGGFAGACASNFGEREMKDFVGTTERYATVLRDALLSVECDALVALTHYAPVPETLAGEPLEIYAFLGCYQLGHAIDAAPTALALHGHAHHGSERGRTPGGVPVRNVAHPVIKQAYNVYQLLSDTVDTRHDTLVSA encoded by the coding sequence ATGATTCGGATCGCCGCCGTGGGCGACGTCCACGTGGACAAGGACGTGGTGGGCCGGTACCGTCCGGCCCTCGAGGAACTCCCCGACCGGGCGGACGTGCTGCTGATCGCCGGTGACCTGACCCGGCACGGCACGGTGTCCGAGGCCGAGTGCTTCGCCACCGAGTTCGGCGGCCTGGCCGTCCCGGTGGTGACGGTGCTCGGCAACCACGATCATCAGAGCGATCAGCAGGACGAGGTCACCAAGGTGCTCACCGACGCCGGGATCACCGTGCTGGAGGGCGAGGCGACCGTCCTGGAACTGAACGGACATCGCCTCGGGGTGGCCGGCACCAAGGGCTTCGGCGGCGGCTTCGCCGGCGCCTGCGCCAGCAACTTCGGCGAGCGCGAGATGAAGGACTTCGTCGGCACCACGGAGCGGTACGCCACCGTGCTGCGCGACGCGCTGCTGTCGGTGGAGTGCGACGCCCTGGTCGCGCTGACCCACTACGCGCCGGTCCCGGAGACGCTGGCCGGCGAGCCGCTGGAGATCTACGCCTTCCTCGGCTGCTACCAGCTCGGGCACGCGATCGACGCGGCGCCGACCGCGCTGGCCCTGCACGGGCACGCGCACCACGGTTCGGAGCGCGGCCGGACGCCGGGCGGGGTGCCGGTACGCAACGTCGCGCACCCGGTGATCAAACAGGCGTACAACGTGTACCAACTGCTGTCCGACACTGTGGACACCAGGCACGACACCCTGGTGAGCGCCTGA
- a CDS encoding nucleotidyltransferase codes for MPHRVDEGLAGTLKRVAATLKTADIPFALGGSFAVYAHGGHSSDHDVDFLIREQDKDKALHELAAVGFETEEPPEDWLVKVFEEGRMVDLIYRPVETPVTDETLADTERISVEAIYMPVLSATQLMIHKLLSYSQHHCDFAQGLPVARSLREQIDWDRVWRETAKSPYAEAFLVLLDRLDVVPFPSEEGRGQK; via the coding sequence ATGCCGCACCGCGTCGACGAGGGGTTGGCCGGCACGTTGAAGCGTGTCGCCGCGACCCTGAAGACCGCGGATATCCCCTTCGCGCTGGGCGGGAGTTTCGCCGTGTACGCCCACGGCGGTCACTCCAGCGATCACGACGTGGACTTTCTGATCCGCGAGCAGGACAAGGACAAGGCTCTGCACGAGCTGGCCGCGGTGGGTTTCGAGACGGAGGAGCCGCCGGAGGACTGGCTGGTCAAGGTGTTCGAGGAGGGCCGGATGGTGGATCTGATCTACCGCCCGGTCGAGACGCCGGTCACCGACGAGACGCTCGCCGACACCGAACGGATCTCGGTCGAGGCCATCTACATGCCCGTGCTGTCGGCCACCCAGCTCATGATCCACAAGCTGCTCAGTTACAGCCAGCACCACTGCGACTTCGCGCAGGGACTGCCGGTGGCCCGTTCGCTGCGGGAGCAGATCGACTGGGACCGGGTGTGGCGGGAGACCGCGAAGTCCCCGTACGCCGAAGCCTTCCTCGTCCTGCTGGACCGACTCGACGTCGTGCCGTTTCCGTCTGAGGAGGGTAGGGGCCAGAAATGA
- a CDS encoding dTMP kinase, whose protein sequence is MSVTAFPARLAGARTIALVGIDGSGKTTQARLLAADLAAAGLPAVYRQNAGGRAWFGRLAVRFGRHDAEDLFGRRGTLLIESLLRWLAIARTLLRRACRREIAVMDRYAACQYASLRARGAGPAAERRARLAYRLFPRPDVTFLLAVDPATARDRIDRRGTDHESLAYLTAADRAYRSLPEFRDFVVIDGNGSPEEVNAALLAWLRRPDSLRGDPPGDRCEGSRSAARTPREWEAGTSRTGGESRFHP, encoded by the coding sequence ATGTCCGTCACCGCTTTTCCCGCCCGCCTGGCCGGCGCCCGCACCATCGCCCTGGTCGGCATCGACGGCTCCGGCAAGACCACCCAGGCCCGGCTGCTCGCCGCGGACCTGGCCGCGGCCGGCCTCCCGGCGGTGTACCGGCAGAACGCCGGCGGGCGCGCCTGGTTCGGCCGGCTGGCCGTCCGGTTCGGCCGCCACGACGCCGAGGACCTGTTCGGCCGGCGCGGCACGCTGCTGATCGAGTCACTGCTGCGCTGGCTGGCGATCGCCCGGACGCTGCTGCGCCGCGCCTGCCGCCGGGAGATCGCCGTGATGGACCGCTACGCCGCCTGTCAGTACGCCAGCCTCCGGGCGCGCGGCGCCGGCCCCGCCGCGGAGCGCCGCGCCCGGCTGGCCTACCGGTTGTTCCCCCGTCCCGACGTGACGTTCCTGCTCGCCGTCGACCCGGCGACGGCCCGGGACCGGATCGACCGCCGGGGCACCGACCACGAGTCGCTGGCGTACCTGACAGCGGCCGATCGGGCCTACCGGTCCCTGCCGGAGTTCCGGGACTTCGTGGTGATCGACGGGAACGGCTCACCCGAGGAGGTGAACGCGGCTCTGCTGGCCTGGCTCCGCCGGCCGGACTCCCTGCGCGGCGATCCGCCCGGTGACCGGTGCGAGGGGTCCCGGTCTGCCGCCCGCACACCCCGCGAGTGGGAGGCCGGGACGTCTCGCACCGGCGGCGAATCGCGGTTCCACCCGTGA
- a CDS encoding SDR family NAD(P)-dependent oxidoreductase: MTKTALVTGGTGGLGAATVTAFLSAGWRVVAPARPASVDRVPAGAVAVPADLLDPAGAAAAAATAAAEPRAPLKAVVNLVGGYTGGGLIADTPVEDFEAMFTANLRPTYLTTAAALPHLVAAGGGAVVCVSSRAAVAPFPGAAGYVAAKAAVLAFADTVAAEYRKQHVRCNTVLPGVIDTPANRRAMPDADHRRWVSPAEIAATILFLASDESCPTTAAHIPVYGQS, from the coding sequence ATGACCAAGACTGCTCTCGTGACCGGCGGCACCGGCGGGCTGGGCGCCGCCACCGTCACGGCGTTCCTGAGCGCCGGGTGGCGCGTGGTGGCCCCGGCCCGGCCCGCTTCCGTGGACCGGGTGCCGGCCGGCGCCGTCGCCGTGCCCGCCGACCTGCTCGACCCGGCCGGCGCGGCCGCCGCCGCCGCGACCGCCGCCGCCGAGCCGCGGGCCCCGCTGAAGGCGGTGGTCAACCTGGTGGGCGGGTACACCGGAGGCGGGCTGATCGCCGACACCCCGGTCGAGGACTTCGAGGCGATGTTCACCGCCAACCTGCGGCCCACCTACCTGACCACCGCGGCGGCCCTGCCGCATCTGGTCGCGGCCGGTGGCGGGGCGGTGGTCTGTGTCTCGTCCCGGGCCGCGGTGGCGCCGTTCCCGGGCGCCGCCGGTTACGTCGCCGCGAAGGCCGCGGTGCTGGCGTTCGCCGACACGGTCGCGGCCGAGTACCGCAAGCAGCACGTGCGGTGCAACACGGTGCTGCCCGGCGTGATCGACACCCCGGCGAACCGCAGGGCGATGCCGGACGCCGACCACCGCCGCTGGGTCAGCCCGGCCGAGATCGCCGCCACCATCCTCTTCCTGGCCTCCGACGAGTCCTGCCCCACCACCGCCGCCCACATCCCCGTCTACGGCCAGTCCTGA
- a CDS encoding sigma-70 family RNA polymerase sigma factor, with product MDAGNARNRVSDGNEGTVGNVEKNTVMRTDQVAEERDLVGVYLHEISRTPLLDAAREVELSKAIEAGLYAEHLLEQGEERRGVSREELERLVTEGQRAKDLFIRANLRLVVSIARRYVRSGMPMLDLIQEGNTGLVRAVEKFDYERGYKFSTYATWWVRQAISRAIAQQERTVRLPVHLVEDVNRMRNVTRQLVRELGGDPEPEQVAAALGVTVERVNELTRWAQDTVSLDTPVGDDGDTNLGDLVADSDAPSPEEIVLSALERQRIEGLLNHLDDRSAGIMRARYGLEDGREHSLTEVASRFSLSRERIRQLEIQALGRLRELARAEGLQAA from the coding sequence ATGGACGCAGGTAATGCCCGTAACAGGGTTAGTGACGGCAATGAGGGGACCGTGGGCAACGTGGAGAAGAACACCGTGATGCGTACCGACCAGGTTGCCGAGGAGCGCGACCTCGTCGGAGTCTACCTGCACGAAATCTCCCGGACGCCGCTGTTGGACGCCGCGCGGGAGGTCGAGCTCTCCAAGGCGATCGAGGCGGGACTCTACGCCGAGCACCTTCTGGAGCAGGGTGAGGAGCGTCGCGGCGTCAGCCGGGAGGAACTGGAGCGCCTGGTCACCGAGGGCCAGCGGGCCAAGGACCTGTTCATCCGGGCGAACCTCCGACTGGTCGTCTCGATCGCCCGCCGCTACGTGCGTTCCGGTATGCCGATGCTGGACCTGATCCAGGAGGGCAACACCGGCCTGGTGCGCGCGGTCGAGAAGTTCGACTACGAGCGCGGCTACAAGTTCTCCACCTACGCCACCTGGTGGGTGCGCCAGGCGATCAGCCGGGCCATCGCCCAGCAGGAGCGCACCGTTCGTCTCCCCGTGCACCTGGTCGAGGACGTCAACCGGATGCGCAACGTGACCCGCCAGCTCGTCCGTGAGCTCGGCGGCGACCCGGAGCCGGAGCAGGTCGCGGCGGCTCTGGGAGTGACCGTGGAGCGGGTCAACGAGCTGACCCGCTGGGCGCAGGACACCGTGTCGCTGGACACCCCGGTCGGCGACGACGGCGACACCAACCTCGGTGACCTGGTCGCCGACAGCGACGCGCCGTCGCCCGAGGAGATCGTGCTGAGCGCGCTGGAGCGCCAGCGCATCGAGGGTCTGCTCAACCACCTGGACGACCGCTCCGCCGGCATCATGCGCGCGCGGTACGGCCTGGAGGACGGCCGGGAGCACTCGCTGACCGAGGTGGCCTCGCGCTTCTCGCTCAGCCGGGAGCGGATCCGCCAGCTGGAGATCCAGGCGCTCGGCCGGCTGCGTGAGCTGGCCCGGGCCGAGGGCCTGCAGGCCGCCTGA
- a CDS encoding C40 family peptidase, whose translation MPHPRTRLRALVVALTALAITTTGAVAAHAAPSESELKKRIDQASEKLEDVTETYNKTRLDLKKTKAEAVKLSASLKPAQEALTKASAKMQTIATSQYITGRVGPMTVLLSGDQSGLLQRMSYLEQITLANRQDIDTYTETTETFAQRQAALKNTEKKQNLQIQELAAQKSKIKKDLQKLYDMREDLYGSATEDTGSYTGKIPKVAGSAGKAVTFAFNQVGKPYGFGDAGPNSYDCSGLTMAAWAAAGRSLPHNAAAQKGAVRMFSDKSQLQPGDLVFYRNGGHVAIYVGDGMIIDAPSAGRDVLHRTMNIMTPDSPGFGRVS comes from the coding sequence GTGCCACACCCCCGTACCAGGCTCCGGGCGCTGGTGGTCGCGCTGACCGCGCTGGCGATCACCACGACGGGAGCTGTCGCCGCACACGCGGCCCCGTCCGAGAGCGAACTGAAGAAGCGAATCGACCAGGCTTCGGAGAAACTCGAGGACGTCACCGAGACGTACAACAAGACGCGGCTCGACCTGAAGAAGACCAAGGCCGAAGCGGTCAAGCTCAGCGCCTCGCTGAAGCCGGCCCAGGAGGCGCTGACCAAGGCCAGCGCCAAGATGCAGACGATCGCCACGTCGCAGTACATCACCGGCCGGGTCGGGCCGATGACCGTGCTGCTCAGCGGCGACCAGAGCGGTCTCCTGCAGCGGATGAGCTACCTCGAGCAGATCACGCTCGCCAACCGGCAGGACATCGACACCTACACCGAGACCACCGAGACCTTCGCGCAGAGGCAGGCGGCTCTCAAGAACACCGAGAAGAAGCAGAACCTGCAGATCCAGGAACTGGCCGCGCAGAAGTCCAAGATCAAGAAGGATCTGCAGAAGCTGTACGACATGCGCGAGGACCTCTACGGCAGCGCCACCGAGGACACCGGCTCCTACACCGGCAAGATCCCGAAGGTCGCGGGCTCGGCCGGCAAGGCGGTCACCTTCGCGTTCAACCAGGTGGGCAAGCCGTACGGCTTCGGCGACGCCGGCCCGAACTCGTACGACTGCTCGGGTCTGACCATGGCGGCCTGGGCGGCGGCGGGCAGGTCGCTGCCGCACAACGCGGCCGCGCAGAAGGGCGCCGTGCGGATGTTCAGCGACAAGAGCCAGCTGCAGCCGGGTGACCTGGTGTTCTACCGCAACGGCGGGCACGTGGCGATCTACGTCGGGGACGGCATGATCATCGACGCCCCCTCGGCCGGCCGGGACGTGTTGCACCGGACGATGAACATCATGACCCCGGACAGCCCCGGTTTCGGCCGGGTGTCCTGA
- a CDS encoding DUF3817 domain-containing protein, giving the protein MQGALTRYRTIAWIVGVLLVVLVLIGMPLKYLGDNATLVAMIGPLHGFLYMVYLLFTFDLSRRARWPFGRMIVVMLAGTIPFFSFWAERRVTRHWVPNGAPLEPALND; this is encoded by the coding sequence GTGCAGGGCGCCCTCACCCGTTACCGGACCATCGCCTGGATCGTCGGCGTGCTCCTCGTCGTCCTCGTCCTGATCGGCATGCCGTTGAAGTACCTCGGCGACAACGCCACGCTGGTCGCGATGATCGGTCCGCTGCACGGCTTCCTCTACATGGTCTATCTGCTCTTCACGTTCGACCTGTCCCGCCGGGCGCGCTGGCCGTTCGGCCGGATGATCGTGGTGATGCTGGCCGGCACCATCCCGTTCTTCTCGTTCTGGGCCGAGCGCCGGGTGACCCGGCACTGGGTGCCGAATGGCGCCCCGCTCGAGCCGGCGCTCAACGATTAG
- a CDS encoding DUF6158 family protein, with translation MTNAQRVDGAVADFGTGIDPAGLADDDLFRELGSLYRTRLQTLRHGPDAALENHFRRTAELETEYMARYPGREVDPERLTQEF, from the coding sequence ATGACGAACGCGCAGAGAGTGGACGGCGCGGTGGCGGACTTCGGCACCGGCATCGACCCCGCGGGACTGGCCGACGACGACCTCTTCCGCGAACTCGGCAGCCTCTACCGGACCCGGTTGCAGACCCTGCGGCACGGCCCCGATGCCGCGCTGGAGAACCACTTCCGGCGTACCGCCGAGCTGGAGACCGAGTACATGGCGCGCTATCCGGGGCGCGAGGTGGACCCCGAGCGCCTCACCCAGGAATTCTGA
- a CDS encoding DUF1360 domain-containing protein, which translates to MTNLQARAAEMARAYAPHEHRPLDGYVVAMGAFGALATALAAAAKITGRPAPHRPALADVALVSIATHKLSRLIAKDAVTSPLRAPFTRYTEPAGAAELNEEVRDEGSTVRHGLGELLTCPFCLAVWVSTGLTGGLVLAPRLTRLAATALTATAVSDFLQMAYDIAKRKAEGGD; encoded by the coding sequence ATGACCAATCTGCAAGCCCGGGCCGCCGAGATGGCCCGGGCTTACGCGCCGCACGAGCACCGGCCACTGGACGGGTACGTGGTGGCCATGGGCGCTTTCGGCGCGCTGGCCACCGCGCTCGCGGCGGCCGCCAAGATCACCGGCCGGCCGGCGCCGCACCGCCCGGCGCTGGCCGACGTGGCGCTGGTCTCCATCGCCACCCACAAGCTGAGCCGGCTGATCGCCAAGGACGCGGTGACCAGCCCGCTGCGCGCGCCGTTCACCCGCTACACCGAGCCGGCCGGCGCCGCGGAGCTCAACGAGGAGGTTCGTGACGAGGGCAGCACCGTCCGGCACGGGCTCGGTGAACTGCTCACCTGCCCGTTCTGCCTGGCGGTCTGGGTGTCCACCGGGCTGACCGGGGGACTGGTGCTGGCGCCCCGGCTGACCCGGCTGGCGGCGACCGCGCTGACCGCCACCGCCGTCTCGGACTTCCTGCAGATGGCGTACGACATCGCCAAACGGAAGGCGGAGGGCGGCGACTGA
- a CDS encoding GAF and ANTAR domain-containing protein, with protein sequence MSVPHRRVPAGQRGTRSRRRATSGATTAPGKTGRLVAGVRPRHTGVVSQTGAGPHPVELAGLLHEVTVGLLASDTLGQALDRLASLTLGALPGAVRCSVALIGEGGPPTVVAAGSAGETSLQLQYAQGSGPALEAARTRALVTTCDLAADERWPELGEAARADGIRAVASIPLDVRRTAVGALTVCLDRPGEVGPDVLLTAMAVAGQAEVLLGELHRREALGEGAAVDRAVGVIIAQRGCGVQEAFRVLQESAQRLGLDRRTVAERLVAAAARDRQVSH encoded by the coding sequence GTGTCAGTACCGCACCGTCGTGTCCCAGCCGGGCAGCGCGGCACCCGGTCCCGCCGGCGCGCCACCTCCGGCGCCACGACCGCACCCGGCAAGACCGGGCGGCTGGTCGCCGGCGTCCGGCCCCGGCACACCGGCGTCGTGTCGCAGACCGGCGCGGGACCGCACCCGGTCGAGCTGGCCGGGTTGTTGCACGAGGTCACCGTCGGCCTGCTGGCGTCCGACACGCTCGGGCAGGCGCTCGACCGGCTCGCCTCGCTCACCCTCGGCGCGCTGCCCGGCGCGGTCCGCTGCTCGGTCGCGCTGATCGGCGAGGGCGGCCCGCCCACCGTCGTCGCCGCCGGGTCCGCCGGTGAGACGTCACTTCAGCTCCAGTACGCCCAGGGCAGTGGCCCGGCGCTGGAGGCGGCCCGCACCCGGGCCCTGGTCACCACCTGCGACCTGGCAGCCGACGAACGCTGGCCGGAGCTGGGCGAGGCGGCCCGCGCGGACGGCATCCGGGCGGTCGCCTCGATTCCGCTGGACGTGCGCCGGACCGCGGTGGGCGCGCTCACCGTGTGCCTGGACCGTCCCGGCGAGGTCGGGCCGGACGTGCTGCTCACCGCGATGGCGGTGGCCGGGCAGGCCGAGGTGCTGCTCGGTGAGCTGCACCGGCGCGAGGCGCTGGGCGAGGGGGCCGCGGTGGACCGGGCGGTCGGCGTGATCATCGCGCAGCGCGGGTGCGGGGTGCAGGAGGCGTTCCGGGTCCTGCAGGAGAGCGCCCAGCGGCTGGGCCTGGACCGGCGCACGGTGGCCGAGCGGCTGGTCGCCGCGGCCGCCCGGGACCGCCAGGTCAGCCACTAG
- a CDS encoding antibiotic biosynthesis monooxygenase family protein, translating into MAVVKINAIEVPEGAGPELEKRFAARHGAVENEPGFLGFELLRPVAGDNRYFVYTRWESEEAFQNWAQGNAKAAHAGERAKPVATGATLLEFEVVQHVEKPSE; encoded by the coding sequence ATGGCTGTTGTGAAGATCAACGCGATCGAGGTTCCCGAGGGCGCCGGCCCCGAGCTGGAGAAGCGCTTCGCCGCCCGGCACGGCGCGGTGGAGAACGAGCCTGGCTTCCTGGGCTTCGAGCTGCTGCGCCCGGTCGCCGGCGACAACCGGTACTTCGTCTACACCCGGTGGGAGTCGGAGGAGGCGTTCCAGAACTGGGCGCAGGGCAACGCCAAGGCGGCCCACGCCGGCGAGCGCGCCAAGCCGGTCGCCACCGGCGCGACCCTGCTCGAGTTCGAGGTCGTCCAGCACGTCGAGAAACCCTCCGAGTAA
- a CDS encoding MDR family MFS transporter, producing MSHPSPRAESSATEFTHRQILTILAGLMMGMFLAALDQTIMATATRTIADDLKGFDLQAWATTAFLITSTISTPLYGKLSDIYGRRPFFLFAIGIFIVGSFLCGLSGDMYQLAAFRAIQGIGAGGLMSLALAIIGDIVPPRERAKYQGLFLAVFGTASVLGPILGGFFAGADEILWVDGWRWVFYLNVPIGLAAMAVVARVLHLPHHRVDHRIDWPGAVALIVGLVPLLTVAEQGRDWGWDSGRAILCYVVGGIGLIAFVLAERAYKEEALLPLRLFGNRTVGVGATASTILGMAMFGGLMTVPLYLQIVKGSSATLAGLQMIPFVVGIMSGSIISGQLIAKTGRYRIFPIVGSVLMVIALFLFSRVGADTPLWRTMLVMVLMGLGLGGNMQPMITAVQNAVSPREIGVATGAVTFFRSMGGTLGTAVFLSVLFNVLPGNISDAYRAAEKDPAFVEAMADPAQRRLLDQAQGSNALSDTSFINKLADAVAHPFKVGFSDSVHVVYLMAFAVMLLGLIVVFFLPEIPLSQRSAQQQRAEDALQAQQSAGVPGPGAGPGAGGDPNPAGVRAGGDGPGH from the coding sequence GTGAGCCACCCCAGCCCGCGGGCCGAGTCATCGGCCACGGAATTCACCCACCGGCAGATCCTCACGATCCTCGCCGGCCTGATGATGGGCATGTTCCTCGCCGCCCTCGATCAGACGATCATGGCCACGGCCACCCGGACCATTGCCGACGACCTCAAGGGCTTCGACCTGCAGGCGTGGGCCACCACGGCGTTCCTCATCACGTCGACCATCTCGACACCGCTGTACGGCAAGCTGTCGGACATCTACGGCCGGCGACCGTTCTTCCTGTTCGCCATCGGCATCTTCATCGTCGGATCGTTCCTCTGCGGGCTCTCCGGCGACATGTACCAGCTCGCCGCGTTCCGGGCGATCCAGGGCATCGGCGCCGGCGGCCTGATGTCACTGGCGCTGGCCATCATCGGCGACATCGTCCCGCCCCGGGAGCGCGCCAAGTACCAGGGCTTGTTCCTGGCCGTCTTCGGCACCGCCAGCGTCCTCGGCCCGATCCTGGGCGGCTTCTTCGCCGGCGCCGACGAGATCCTCTGGGTGGACGGCTGGCGCTGGGTGTTCTACCTGAACGTGCCGATCGGCCTGGCCGCGATGGCGGTCGTGGCGCGCGTGCTGCACCTGCCGCACCACCGGGTCGACCACCGGATCGACTGGCCGGGCGCGGTCGCCCTGATCGTCGGCCTGGTGCCGCTGCTCACCGTCGCCGAGCAGGGCCGGGACTGGGGCTGGGACTCCGGCCGGGCGATCCTCTGCTACGTGGTCGGCGGCATCGGCCTGATCGCGTTCGTGCTCGCCGAGCGGGCGTACAAGGAGGAGGCGCTGCTGCCGCTGCGCCTGTTCGGCAACCGCACCGTCGGGGTCGGCGCCACCGCCAGCACCATCCTGGGCATGGCGATGTTCGGCGGCCTGATGACCGTCCCGCTGTACCTGCAGATCGTCAAGGGCTCCTCGGCCACCCTCGCCGGCCTGCAGATGATCCCGTTCGTGGTCGGCATCATGTCCGGCTCGATCATCTCCGGTCAGCTGATCGCCAAGACCGGCCGCTACCGGATCTTCCCGATCGTCGGCAGCGTCCTCATGGTGATCGCGCTCTTCCTGTTCTCCCGGGTCGGCGCGGACACCCCGCTGTGGCGGACCATGCTGGTGATGGTCCTGATGGGTCTGGGCCTGGGCGGCAACATGCAGCCGATGATCACCGCGGTGCAGAACGCCGTCTCCCCGCGGGAGATCGGCGTGGCCACCGGCGCGGTCACGTTCTTCCGCTCGATGGGCGGCACGCTGGGCACCGCGGTGTTCCTGTCGGTGCTGTTCAACGTCCTGCCCGGCAACATCTCGGACGCCTACCGGGCCGCCGAGAAGGATCCGGCGTTCGTCGAGGCGATGGCCGACCCGGCGCAGCGCCGGCTGCTCGACCAGGCGCAGGGCAGTAACGCGCTGAGCGACACGTCGTTCATCAACAAGCTCGCCGACGCGGTGGCGCACCCGTTCAAGGTCGGCTTCTCGGACAGCGTGCACGTGGTCTACCTGATGGCGTTCGCGGTCATGCTGCTCGGCCTGATCGTGGTGTTCTTCCTGCCGGAGATCCCGCTCTCCCAGCGCTCCGCGCAGCAGCAGCGCGCCGAGGACGCGCTGCAGGCCCAGCAGAGCGCCGGCGTGCCCGGTCCGGGCGCCGGACCGGGCGCCGGCGGCGACCCGAACCCCGCCGGGGTCCGGGCGGGCGGCGACGGTCCCGGTCACTGA